A genomic window from Treponema maltophilum ATCC 51939 includes:
- the rsmI gene encoding 16S rRNA (cytidine(1402)-2'-O)-methyltransferase encodes MSGLYIVGTPIGNLGDITYRALETFRTADIIAAEDTRHTLQLLTHFGIQKPLISCRAQNEKEAAQKIVKLLDEGKSVAFASDAGTPGISDPGAVLTDIVRAAGHDVVPIPGVSAFAALTSVAGCGGKTLVFEGFLPQKSGKRKSRVKELLETGWAFVLYESPFRIVKLLSDIADIEYERRVVVGRELTKLHEEIVEGPAAQVREEFAGRTKIQGEFTVFVAGKKLKFSKGESDIKREANENDY; translated from the coding sequence GTGTCCGGTTTATACATTGTCGGAACGCCTATAGGGAATTTGGGCGATATAACCTACAGGGCGCTTGAAACGTTCCGCACAGCAGATATTATCGCCGCCGAAGATACGCGGCATACGCTGCAGCTTTTAACGCACTTCGGCATACAAAAGCCGCTTATTTCCTGCCGGGCGCAAAACGAAAAAGAAGCCGCGCAAAAGATTGTAAAGCTTTTGGACGAAGGAAAGTCGGTTGCCTTTGCAAGCGATGCGGGAACCCCGGGCATAAGTGATCCGGGGGCCGTTTTAACCGACATTGTGCGCGCGGCGGGGCACGATGTTGTGCCGATTCCGGGCGTATCGGCCTTTGCCGCGCTGACGAGTGTTGCCGGCTGCGGCGGTAAAACGCTTGTGTTTGAAGGCTTTTTGCCGCAAAAAAGCGGAAAGCGGAAAAGCCGCGTAAAAGAACTTTTGGAAACGGGATGGGCCTTCGTTTTATACGAATCCCCGTTCAGAATAGTTAAGCTTTTGTCGGATATTGCCGATATTGAATATGAGCGCCGTGTAGTCGTGGGCCGCGAGCTTACAAAACTGCACGAAGAAATTGTCGAGGGGCCTGCAGCGCAAGTCAGGGAAGAATTTGCCGGAAGAACGAAGATTCAGGGTGAATTTACCGTCTTTGTTGCAGGAAAAAAGCTCAAATTTTCTAAAGGAGAATCCGATATAAAAAGAGAGGCAAACGAAAATGATTATTGA
- a CDS encoding sulfide/dihydroorotate dehydrogenase-like FAD/NAD-binding protein: MYEIIEKRQLSADVFYMKVNAPDIAHNRRAGQFVLVQIDTEFAERIPLTIADADAKEGWIAIVFQTVGASTMKLSRFNTGDKIGAVLGPLGNPTHIEKKGTVVCVGGGIGVAPLHPIVQAHKAIGNRVIVIMGARTKDLIIFEDEMRALADELYLMTDDGSAGTKGLVTEPLKMLCSKEPKPAEVVAIGPPIMMKFCSFTAKEFNVPITVSLNTIMIDGTGMCGGCRVHIGNETKFVCVDGPEFDGHLVDWDNMMLRMKAFKPRELEQIHKCKLDAAASAAKGGNA; encoded by the coding sequence ATGTACGAAATAATCGAAAAAAGGCAGCTTTCTGCCGACGTTTTCTACATGAAAGTAAATGCGCCGGACATTGCCCATAATCGCAGGGCGGGGCAATTTGTGCTGGTACAGATCGATACGGAATTCGCCGAACGGATTCCGCTGACGATTGCCGATGCCGACGCAAAAGAAGGGTGGATTGCCATCGTTTTTCAAACGGTGGGCGCTTCCACGATGAAACTGTCGCGCTTTAATACGGGCGACAAGATCGGCGCCGTATTGGGTCCGCTCGGGAACCCGACGCATATCGAGAAAAAAGGGACGGTTGTCTGTGTCGGCGGCGGTATAGGCGTTGCGCCGCTTCACCCGATAGTACAGGCGCACAAAGCGATAGGAAACCGCGTTATCGTGATTATGGGCGCGCGCACAAAAGATCTGATTATTTTTGAAGATGAAATGCGTGCGCTTGCCGACGAATTGTATCTTATGACCGATGACGGAAGCGCCGGCACCAAAGGACTGGTAACCGAACCGCTGAAAATGCTGTGCTCGAAAGAACCGAAACCTGCCGAAGTCGTCGCAATCGGACCGCCGATTATGATGAAATTCTGCTCGTTTACGGCGAAAGAATTCAACGTGCCGATAACGGTTTCTCTGAACACGATTATGATCGACGGAACAGGCATGTGCGGCGGCTGCCGCGTTCACATCGGCAACGAAACGAAATTCGTCTGCGTAGACGGTCCCGAATTCGACGGTCACTTAGTCGATTGGGACAATATGATGCTCCGTATGAAGGCGTTCAAACCGCGCGAGCTTGAACAAATCCACAAATGCAAATTGGACGCCGCTGCAAGCGCAGCGAAAGGAGGCAACGCATGA
- the recR gene encoding recombination mediator RecR — protein sequence MMVIDELADSFSRLPGIGKKTATRLVHHLLKVDQGFLERFAYQLSSLHSRITYCSVCGSCTESDPCPICTDPLRDKTLLCVVEQPQDIDIIEASHEYRGFFHVLGGLIAPLDGIGPEQLRIASLIERIHQGETEEVIIATPPTIEGDTTALYVNKLLSPIGIKVTRLASGLPVGGDLEYADKLTLARSFRGRTSL from the coding sequence ATGATGGTTATCGACGAACTTGCCGACAGCTTTTCCCGATTGCCGGGCATAGGCAAAAAGACGGCGACGCGCCTTGTCCACCACTTGCTTAAAGTCGATCAGGGATTTTTGGAACGCTTTGCGTATCAATTGTCGAGCCTGCACAGCCGCATTACCTATTGTTCGGTGTGCGGTTCATGCACCGAAAGCGACCCCTGTCCGATATGTACCGATCCGCTGCGCGACAAAACGCTTTTGTGCGTCGTCGAACAGCCGCAGGATATCGATATTATCGAAGCGTCGCACGAATACCGGGGATTTTTTCACGTACTGGGCGGCTTGATTGCCCCGCTTGACGGCATCGGTCCCGAACAGCTTCGCATTGCGTCCTTAATCGAGCGCATTCACCAAGGCGAAACGGAAGAAGTTATTATCGCAACGCCTCCGACGATCGAAGGCGATACGACCGCCTTGTACGTGAACAAGCTTTTATCGCCGATCGGCATAAAAGTAACCCGATTGGCTTCGGGGCTTCCCGTCGGCGGCGATTTGGAATACGCCGACAAACTGACCCTCGCGCGCAGTTTCCGCGGCCGCACTTCCTTATAG
- a CDS encoding YbaB/EbfC family nucleoid-associated protein has product MNPFDLLKNAQNIQGELAKIQEELKSVSATGSSGGGIVKVSMNGSFQIVSVQLDPVAVDPRDIAMLQDLIVAAAHDAQEKVQSAIKDKMGPVLQNMNIPGLNLSGLLGAQ; this is encoded by the coding sequence ATGAATCCCTTTGATTTATTAAAAAACGCTCAAAATATTCAAGGCGAATTGGCAAAAATTCAGGAAGAACTTAAAAGCGTTTCGGCGACGGGAAGTTCCGGCGGCGGTATCGTAAAGGTTTCGATGAACGGTTCGTTCCAAATCGTTTCGGTTCAACTCGATCCGGTGGCCGTCGATCCGCGCGACATTGCAATGCTGCAAGACCTCATCGTAGCGGCAGCGCACGATGCGCAGGAAAAAGTCCAGTCGGCTATAAAAGACAAAATGGGTCCCGTGCTGCAAAACATGAACATTCCCGGCTTAAACCTTTCCGGACTTTTGGGCGCGCAATGA
- the dnaX gene encoding DNA polymerase III subunit gamma/tau, translating to MAYEVTAARKRPQRFEELVGQDFVTATLKNSIESGQTAHAYLFSGPRGCGKTSAARILAKVLNCQASSGEKPCGLCSACTEIAKGTCMDVIEIDGASNTSVNDVRQIKDEVLFPPNSLKYKIYIIDEVHMLSTSAFNALLKTIEEPPPYVIFIFATTELHKVPATIKSRCQQFHFRLGSMEQIKTLLAQAAAEAGITADDEALYWIARESTGSFRDAYTLFDQVAAFSGGSITYEKIRDKLGIAGIEQLNDLCRLCAAQNTKEALLFADTLLQSGVSVEQCISNMVDYLRSLLFIKSGITKEALLGQAPERYAREVKDAWTESQLERALSLFLQLYRDVRYSLNPRYELELAIEKLCALSSRISNEDVKKAVDRAARLLTGADFEPAPSSAASGGVSAPAAANQSERASVPSSENKISFRRFPQNPPHAASEQPLPAQENAAAQPAAVSQAAALAQEPAAISQPAASAQSAAPAQPAAQVKAQSVEDLKDKTVAALGKHKAAVSAALSRTQTWLLSGSTLHIPVQTAFEQNQLQSELALLSQTVSGLWPEKLQCSVELVLPREQQPEHEEIPDHVRMVRDAFQGEIEKIEVKQPDTQSAVLQGDNGEDESL from the coding sequence ATGGCTTATGAAGTAACGGCCGCGCGCAAAAGGCCCCAGCGGTTTGAAGAACTGGTCGGGCAGGATTTTGTTACGGCGACGCTTAAAAATTCCATAGAAAGCGGTCAAACCGCCCATGCCTACCTTTTTTCGGGGCCGCGCGGCTGCGGAAAAACTTCGGCTGCGCGTATTTTGGCAAAGGTTTTAAACTGTCAGGCATCAAGCGGCGAAAAGCCCTGCGGACTTTGTTCCGCCTGTACGGAAATTGCAAAAGGGACATGCATGGACGTCATCGAAATAGACGGCGCTTCGAACACGAGCGTCAACGATGTCCGCCAGATAAAAGACGAAGTGCTGTTCCCGCCGAATTCTTTAAAATACAAAATCTACATAATCGACGAAGTGCATATGCTTTCGACGAGCGCTTTTAACGCGCTTTTAAAAACGATTGAAGAGCCTCCGCCCTACGTTATTTTTATTTTCGCGACAACGGAACTTCACAAAGTGCCGGCGACGATAAAAAGCCGCTGTCAGCAGTTCCACTTCAGGCTCGGTTCGATGGAACAGATAAAAACCTTGCTTGCGCAGGCTGCCGCGGAAGCGGGCATAACGGCGGACGACGAAGCGCTGTATTGGATAGCGCGCGAATCCACCGGCAGCTTCCGCGACGCGTATACGCTGTTCGATCAGGTTGCCGCGTTCAGCGGCGGCAGCATAACTTACGAAAAAATACGCGACAAGCTCGGCATTGCCGGCATAGAACAGTTGAACGATTTGTGCCGTCTGTGCGCCGCGCAAAACACAAAGGAAGCGCTGCTTTTTGCCGATACGCTTTTGCAAAGCGGTGTGTCCGTCGAGCAGTGTATTTCGAACATGGTCGATTATCTGCGCTCCTTGCTGTTTATAAAATCGGGTATTACAAAAGAAGCCCTGCTCGGCCAAGCACCCGAGCGTTACGCCCGGGAAGTTAAGGACGCGTGGACCGAATCGCAGTTGGAGCGTGCGCTGTCACTGTTTTTGCAGCTGTACCGCGATGTGCGTTATTCGCTTAATCCGCGCTACGAACTTGAATTGGCGATAGAAAAACTGTGCGCGCTTTCTTCGCGCATATCGAACGAGGACGTAAAAAAAGCCGTAGACAGGGCGGCACGGCTTTTAACGGGCGCCGATTTCGAGCCGGCTCCGTCGTCGGCTGCTTCGGGCGGCGTTTCGGCTCCCGCCGCGGCGAATCAGTCGGAGCGCGCTTCGGTACCTTCGAGTGAAAACAAAATTTCGTTCAGACGCTTTCCGCAAAATCCGCCTCACGCGGCTTCGGAACAACCCCTTCCCGCACAGGAAAATGCAGCCGCTCAGCCGGCAGCGGTTTCACAGGCGGCCGCACTTGCACAGGAGCCGGCGGCAATTTCGCAGCCCGCCGCTTCGGCTCAGTCGGCCGCTCCTGCTCAGCCTGCTGCGCAGGTTAAAGCGCAAAGCGTTGAAGATTTAAAAGATAAAACGGTCGCAGCCCTCGGTAAACATAAGGCGGCGGTTTCCGCGGCTCTTTCGCGTACGCAAACGTGGTTGCTGTCTGGCTCGACGCTGCACATACCGGTGCAAACCGCGTTCGAGCAAAATCAGCTCCAAAGCGAACTGGCGCTTCTCAGTCAAACCGTGTCCGGCTTGTGGCCCGAAAAACTGCAATGCAGCGTCGAACTCGTTTTGCCGCGGGAACAACAGCCGGAACACGAAGAGATTCCCGACCACGTGCGCATGGTTCGTGACGCGTTCCAAGGCGAAATCGAAAAAATAGAAGTAAAGCAGCCCGATACACAAAGCGCGGTGCTGCAGGGAGATAACGGCGAAGATGAATCCCTTTGA
- a CDS encoding NAD-dependent epimerase/dehydratase family protein, translating into MKILIMGGSGTISTALTARLALTSQADVFVVNRGNKNAEIDTACEREAVLLNLSVKKPVYIQADCKDEARMNAVVADLLKKDERFDAVIDFIAFTQDDAARDKRVFSGKTKQYIFISSASAYCKPLNDYRITESTPLANPFWRYSRDKIACENLLTDAFRSEGFPVTIIRPSHTYCERSVPLGLHGKEGSWQVVRRMLDGKSVIIHGDGTSLWTMTHSRDFARALCALVCNARAVGETVQITGDESLTWNQIYGFIVGAAGVPLRAVHISSDFLIKAGALALTQSGAYDFNGTLLGDKAHSVVFDNAKLKRLTNGFCSQIRFEDGVRETIHHILKHPELQRLDPEFDAWCDKVIAAQKKALDFLKN; encoded by the coding sequence GTGAAAATTCTTATCATGGGCGGAAGCGGCACCATTAGCACGGCCCTTACCGCCCGTTTAGCCCTGACATCGCAGGCGGACGTATTCGTCGTAAATCGAGGTAATAAAAATGCCGAAATCGACACCGCCTGCGAACGTGAGGCCGTTCTTTTAAACCTTTCCGTAAAAAAGCCCGTTTATATACAAGCCGACTGCAAAGACGAAGCGCGCATGAACGCCGTCGTTGCCGATTTGCTTAAAAAAGACGAACGCTTCGATGCGGTTATCGATTTTATCGCATTCACCCAAGATGACGCCGCGCGCGACAAACGCGTGTTTTCGGGAAAAACGAAGCAATACATTTTTATAAGCTCGGCTTCGGCCTACTGTAAACCGCTCAACGATTACCGTATAACGGAAAGCACGCCGCTCGCAAATCCTTTTTGGCGGTATTCGCGCGACAAAATCGCCTGCGAAAACCTGCTCACGGACGCTTTCCGCAGCGAGGGCTTTCCCGTTACGATTATCCGTCCGAGCCATACCTACTGCGAACGTTCCGTTCCGCTCGGCCTGCACGGAAAAGAAGGCAGCTGGCAAGTCGTGCGCCGCATGCTCGACGGTAAAAGCGTCATCATTCACGGCGACGGTACTTCTTTGTGGACAATGACGCACAGCAGGGACTTTGCCCGCGCACTGTGCGCCCTGGTGTGCAATGCGCGCGCCGTAGGTGAAACCGTGCAGATTACGGGCGATGAAAGCCTTACGTGGAATCAAATATACGGCTTTATTGTCGGCGCGGCCGGCGTCCCCTTACGTGCGGTTCACATTTCTTCCGATTTTTTAATCAAAGCGGGCGCACTCGCGCTGACGCAAAGTGGCGCGTACGATTTTAACGGCACACTGCTCGGCGACAAAGCGCATTCGGTCGTTTTCGACAACGCAAAACTCAAGCGCTTGACAAACGGCTTTTGCTCGCAAATCCGCTTCGAAGACGGCGTGCGCGAAACGATACATCATATTTTAAAACATCCCGAGCTGCAGCGCCTCGACCCCGAATTCGACGCATGGTGCGACAAGGTCATAGCAGCGCAGAAAAAAGCCCTCGACTTTTTGAAAAACTGA
- the gltA gene encoding NADPH-dependent glutamate synthase, whose protein sequence is MSAYVDAKTLQQNAEKEYTVLEEKLKAAPLTTKERTSLPQQEMPCREPHERAKQMEEVALGYTKEQAIIEANRCLQCKNQPCVAGCPVNIPIPQFLAETAKGEFKKAVDIIKTTNLLPAICGRVCPQEKQCQAQCTVGKIFKDVERSVSIGRLERFVADFERENNLQTPPAPAADTGKKVAVVGSGPAGLTVAADVRRAGHRVTVFEAFHKEGGVMVYGIPEFRLPKSIVAAEVAMLEKMGVEFRTNFLVGRTGTLPQLLKEQGFDAAFVGTGAGLPKFMNIPGENLIGVFSANEYLTRANLMKAYDTAHAATPLYEAKQVCVAGGGNVAMDAARMALRLGAEKVSIIYRRTRNEMPARREEVAHAEEEGVIFRFLENPVEALGDEEGRIKALRLLSYELGEPDASGRRSPVAIKGSEHEIPCDALIVALGNGSNPLMEKTTPGLEADAKGHIKTDEEGKTSYPAVWAGGDIVLGAATVILAMGEGRKAAASINRYLASL, encoded by the coding sequence ATGAGCGCATACGTAGACGCAAAAACATTGCAGCAAAACGCCGAAAAAGAATATACGGTTTTGGAAGAAAAACTGAAGGCGGCACCTTTAACAACAAAGGAACGCACTTCGCTGCCTCAACAGGAAATGCCCTGCCGCGAACCGCATGAACGCGCAAAGCAAATGGAAGAAGTCGCGCTCGGCTACACCAAAGAACAGGCGATAATCGAAGCAAACCGCTGTCTGCAGTGCAAAAACCAGCCCTGCGTTGCCGGCTGTCCGGTCAATATTCCCATTCCGCAATTTTTGGCCGAAACGGCGAAAGGCGAGTTTAAAAAAGCCGTCGACATTATAAAAACGACAAACCTGCTGCCGGCAATATGCGGACGGGTATGCCCCCAGGAAAAGCAGTGCCAAGCGCAGTGTACGGTCGGAAAGATTTTTAAAGACGTTGAGCGCTCGGTTTCGATCGGCCGTTTGGAGCGTTTTGTCGCCGACTTTGAGCGGGAAAACAATTTGCAAACGCCGCCCGCGCCGGCTGCCGATACGGGCAAAAAGGTTGCCGTGGTCGGTTCTGGACCTGCCGGATTAACCGTTGCGGCCGACGTGCGCCGCGCGGGGCACCGCGTTACCGTTTTTGAAGCCTTCCATAAAGAAGGCGGCGTTATGGTGTACGGTATTCCCGAATTCCGTTTGCCCAAATCCATCGTCGCTGCGGAAGTCGCCATGCTCGAAAAAATGGGTGTGGAATTCCGCACGAACTTTTTGGTCGGACGCACGGGAACCCTGCCCCAGCTTTTAAAAGAACAGGGCTTTGACGCCGCCTTTGTCGGAACCGGAGCGGGCTTGCCTAAATTCATGAATATTCCCGGCGAAAACCTCATCGGCGTATTCAGCGCGAACGAATACCTTACGCGCGCAAACCTTATGAAAGCCTATGACACCGCCCATGCCGCCACGCCCCTGTACGAAGCAAAACAAGTGTGCGTTGCCGGCGGCGGAAACGTTGCAATGGATGCGGCGCGCATGGCACTCAGGCTCGGTGCCGAAAAGGTGTCGATTATTTACCGGCGCACGCGGAACGAAATGCCCGCCCGCCGCGAAGAAGTCGCCCACGCCGAAGAAGAAGGCGTTATTTTCCGCTTTTTGGAAAATCCCGTGGAAGCACTCGGCGACGAAGAAGGCCGCATAAAGGCGCTGCGTTTGCTCTCTTACGAACTGGGCGAACCGGACGCATCGGGAAGACGAAGCCCCGTCGCCATAAAGGGAAGCGAGCACGAAATTCCCTGCGACGCGCTGATTGTCGCTTTGGGCAACGGATCGAATCCGCTCATGGAAAAAACGACGCCCGGTCTTGAAGCCGATGCCAAAGGCCACATCAAAACGGACGAGGAAGGCAAAACGTCCTATCCTGCCGTATGGGCCGGAGGAGATATCGTATTGGGAGCGGCGACCGTCATCCTCGCGATGGGCGAAGGCCGCAAAGCGGCGGCAAGCATAAACCGCTATTTGGCTTCGTTGTGA
- a CDS encoding SIMPL domain-containing protein, with translation MNVNRKFYAALVSAVFLLGAALYASSKPEQTGITVTGTGIVTTKPDTASITLAVVTDDREAASAAAKNAELMAAVTKAVLNCGIKAEDMATRNYNVYRQSRYNSQTGEQEEKGYQVSNNLTVTVRNINETGKVIDAALKAGANQLSNVSFYTNDTTQAYTQARKQAVMHAQDAARVLSESAGRKTGKLIFIEEFANDSVYRNAVAFDTAMLKSSVYEESTPINPGDTEVSVTVKAVFELK, from the coding sequence ATGAATGTGAATCGAAAATTTTATGCCGCTTTGGTTTCGGCCGTTTTTCTTTTAGGTGCGGCGCTGTACGCGTCTTCAAAACCGGAACAAACCGGCATTACCGTAACGGGAACGGGTATTGTTACGACAAAGCCCGATACGGCATCCATAACGCTGGCCGTCGTAACCGATGACCGAGAAGCCGCTTCCGCCGCCGCGAAAAATGCCGAACTTATGGCTGCGGTAACAAAGGCCGTTTTAAACTGCGGCATAAAAGCCGAAGATATGGCGACGCGCAATTACAACGTGTACCGGCAATCGCGCTATAATTCGCAGACGGGCGAACAGGAAGAAAAGGGATATCAGGTAAGCAACAACCTGACCGTTACCGTGCGCAATATAAACGAAACGGGAAAGGTTATCGACGCGGCCCTCAAAGCCGGAGCGAATCAGCTTTCGAATGTATCTTTTTATACGAACGATACGACCCAAGCGTATACTCAGGCGCGCAAACAAGCCGTTATGCATGCGCAGGATGCCGCGCGAGTACTGAGCGAAAGCGCCGGACGCAAAACGGGGAAACTTATTTTTATCGAAGAGTTTGCAAATGATTCGGTCTACCGCAATGCGGTGGCCTTTGACACGGCAATGTTGAAGTCCTCCGTCTATGAAGAAAGTACGCCGATAAATCCGGGCGATACGGAAGTGTCGGTTACGGTAAAAGCGGTTTTTGAACTGAAATAA